A genomic region of Saccopteryx bilineata isolate mSacBil1 chromosome 1, mSacBil1_pri_phased_curated, whole genome shotgun sequence contains the following coding sequences:
- the LOC136319357 gene encoding adhesion G protein-coupled receptor E2-like produces the protein MLLTWDPEQESGDSGMAKLLAEAPLVLDTEEQAVPHVTRKDLIQEVSPILLSNVISAFVSNNNTQILSSPVTFVFKHSVTPGPRQKVFCVFWEHGQNGSGHWATKGCRTVDTRDSSTTCQCTHLSSFAVLMAHYDVQEEDPALVVITYVGLSLSLLCLLLAALTFLLCKAIQNTITSLHLHLSVCLFLAHLLFLTAIDRTEHKVLCAIIAGALHYLYLASFPWMLLEGLNLFLTARNLTVVNYSHVSKLIKKFMLPVGYGVPAVIVAISAASRPHQYGTPAWASIILLPRMLTFKAMAQLVILGCTWCLGILQVGPAAHAMAYLFTIINSLQGIFIFLVYCLLSQQVREQYRKWLRGVKKTKADSETYTLSSRTVSEASKSAWLRSHIAPTN, from the exons ATGCTGCTGACCTGGGATCCGGAGCAGGAATCTGGTGACTCAG GGATGGCCAAGTTGCTGGCTGAGGCCCCATTGGTCCTGGACACCGAGGAACAGGCAGTTCCGCATGTGACACGCAAGGATTTAATTCAGGAAGTCTCCCCTATCCTGCTCTCAAATGTCATCTCTGCCTTTGTGAGCAATAATAACACCCAGATCCTCAGCTCCCCAGTCACCTTTGTCTTCAAGCAT TCAGTAACCCCTGGGCCAAGGCAGAAGGTGTTCTGTGTCTTCTGGGAGCATGGCCAGAATGGAAGTGGTCACTGGGCCACCAAAGGCTGCAGAACGGTGGACACCAGAGACAGCAGCACCACCTGTCAATGCACCCACCTCAGCAGCTTTGCTGTCCTCATGGCCCACTACGATGTGCAG GAGGAGGATCCTGCCCTGGTTGTGATCACCTATGTGGGGCTGAGCCTCTCCCTGCTGTGCCTCCTCCTGGCGGCCCTCACCTTCCTGCTGTGCAAAGCCATCCAGAACACCATCACCTCCCTCCACCTGCACCTCTCAGTCTGCCTCTTCCTGGCCCACCTGCTCTTCCTCACAGCCATCGACAGAACTGAGCACAAG GTGCTGTGTGCCATCATCGCGGGTGCCTTACACTATCTCTACCTGGCCTCCTTCCCCTGGATGCTGCTGGAGGGCCTGAACCTCTTTCTCACTGCACGCAACCTGACTGTGGTCAACTACTCCCATGTGAGCAAGCTCATAAAGAAATTCATGCTCCCTGTGGGCTACGGAGTCCCAGCTGTGATTGTGGCCATTTCTGCAGCATCCAGACCTCACCAGTATGGAACACCTGCCTG GGCCTCCATTATCCTCCTACCCAGGATGCTGACATTCAAAGCTATGGCTCAGCTTGTCATCCTGGGCTGCACGTGGTGTCTGGGAATCCTGCAGGTGGGTCCCGCTGCTCACGCCATGGCCTATCTCTTCACCATCATCAACAGCCTGCAGGGCATCTTCATCTTCCTGGTGTACTGTCTCCTCAGCCAGCAG GTCCGGGAGCAGTACAGGAAATGGTTGAGAGGGGTCAAAAAAACCAAAGCTGACTCCGAGACTTACACCCTGTCCAGTAGGACTGTGTCTGAAGCTTCCAAGTCAGCTTGGTTAAGATCACACATTGCTCCCACTAACTGA